A portion of the Armatimonadota bacterium genome contains these proteins:
- a CDS encoding ABC transporter permease — MARVAEWTAVARPARGVVSARVRRVLFSRPLVVFGLVVVGMFLASALFAPLLAPYDPYAQDLRNVLQRPSAEHWLGTDALGRDVLSRLIYGARTSLIVAVGAVLMGGAAGVILGLIAGFVGGRIGVFIMRCMDALMAMPPLVFTLVITSLLGAGVRNVMVALAVAFIPGYTRLTFGQTLSVKENEYVLAARALGASTSRIMFRHILPNCLSPLIVQASLSLGGAMLIEGSLSFLGVGIKPPTPAWGSMVLEGYRFLTSFPILSLAPGLALMIVVFAFNMVGDGIRDALDPRLRGVV, encoded by the coding sequence ATGGCTAGAGTGGCGGAGTGGACGGCGGTCGCACGGCCGGCGCGGGGGGTGGTCAGTGCCAGGGTCCGGCGGGTCCTCTTCTCGCGTCCTCTGGTGGTGTTCGGGCTCGTGGTGGTGGGGATGTTCCTTGCCTCGGCCCTCTTCGCGCCCCTGCTGGCTCCCTACGATCCATACGCCCAGGACCTCCGCAACGTCCTCCAGCGGCCTAGTGCGGAGCACTGGCTGGGGACGGACGCCCTGGGGCGGGACGTCCTGAGCCGGCTCATCTACGGAGCCAGGACCTCCCTCATCGTCGCGGTGGGGGCGGTTCTCATGGGAGGGGCGGCGGGGGTGATCCTGGGGCTCATCGCCGGATTCGTAGGGGGGAGAATCGGGGTGTTCATCATGCGGTGTATGGACGCCCTCATGGCCATGCCGCCCCTCGTGTTCACCCTGGTCATCACCTCCCTCCTGGGTGCCGGGGTCCGGAACGTGATGGTGGCACTCGCGGTGGCCTTCATCCCGGGGTACACCCGGCTGACCTTCGGGCAGACCCTTTCCGTGAAGGAGAACGAGTACGTGCTCGCAGCCCGGGCCCTGGGGGCCAGCACAAGCCGCATCATGTTCCGCCACATCCTCCCCAACTGTCTTTCGCCCCTCATCGTGCAGGCGAGCCTGAGCCTCGGGGGGGCCATGCTCATCGAGGGGAGCCTGAGCTTCCTCGGGGTGGGGATCAAACCCCCTACCCCCGCGTGGGGATCCATGGTGCTGGAGGGGTATCGGTTCCTCACCAGCTTCCCCATCCTCTCCCTCGCACCGGGTCTGGCGCTGATGATCGTGGTGTTCGCCTTCAATATGGTGGGGGACGGGA